The Chryseobacterium geocarposphaerae genome window below encodes:
- a CDS encoding helix-turn-helix transcriptional regulator: MSLNERISKVIEYSNFTPSEFADEIDVQRSSISHITSGRNKPSLEFIIKIKSRFPEILWDWLVTGEGQMLKSDLPEAKEIIEEKAEEVLKPTSLPDLFTMINDNEDFGSEETEIRPSKQSPGESFIPHQSTAQEKISDSQRLENSHQQIINQVPINQQSKIKRIVLFYENGKFESFEP, from the coding sequence ATGAGTTTAAACGAAAGAATTTCCAAGGTTATAGAATATTCTAATTTTACTCCTTCTGAATTTGCAGACGAGATAGATGTTCAGCGTTCTTCTATTTCACACATCACTTCAGGAAGAAACAAACCCTCATTGGAATTTATCATAAAAATAAAATCACGCTTTCCTGAGATTCTTTGGGACTGGCTCGTTACAGGTGAAGGACAAATGCTGAAATCCGATTTACCCGAAGCCAAAGAAATTATTGAAGAAAAAGCTGAAGAAGTTTTAAAGCCAACCTCCCTTCCCGATCTTTTCACGATGATTAATGACAATGAAGATTTCGGTTCGGAAGAAACTGAAATCAGGCCTTCAAAACAAAGTCCTGGAGAATCGTTTATACCGCACCAAAGTACAGCACAGGAAAAAATATCCGATTCTCAGCGATTAGAAAATTCTCATCAGCAAATAATTAATCAAGTCCCTATAAATCAGCAAAGTAAGATAAAACGAATTGTTCTCTTCTACGAAAATGGAAAATTTGAAAGTTTTGAGCCATAA
- a CDS encoding DUF4920 domain-containing protein, translated as MKFKAILFAVAVSASSLAFAQESKKSGPPAGNALVGDTYGDGIASNVESKAISVDKLSKKLKKEKKVENVAIKGKVTDVCDKKGCWLTIQTEDNSKFFVKMKDYAFFVPTALKGKTVVMDGTAEKKVTSVDEQKHYAEDAKRPQSEIDAITTPKEEIRFVANGIKVIN; from the coding sequence ATGAAATTCAAAGCGATATTATTTGCAGTAGCAGTAAGTGCATCTTCTTTAGCTTTTGCACAGGAATCAAAAAAATCAGGTCCACCAGCAGGAAATGCTCTTGTTGGGGATACTTATGGAGATGGTATAGCTTCCAACGTAGAATCTAAAGCAATCTCTGTAGATAAATTAAGCAAAAAGCTTAAAAAAGAGAAAAAAGTAGAAAACGTTGCCATAAAAGGAAAAGTAACGGATGTTTGTGATAAAAAAGGATGCTGGTTAACAATTCAAACCGAAGATAATTCTAAGTTTTTCGTAAAAATGAAAGATTATGCATTCTTTGTTCCTACTGCTTTAAAGGGTAAAACAGTGGTTATGGACGGAACGGCTGAAAAAAAAGTAACTTCTGTTGATGAGCAGAAACACTATGCGGAAGACGCTAAAAGACCTCAATCTGAGATCGACGCTATCACAACTCCAAAAGAAGAAATCAGATTTGTAGCCAACGGAATTAAGGTTATAAACTAA
- a CDS encoding UbiA family prenyltransferase has protein sequence MNSEKETFQQKKYIQKSLFYRFSQFVGFLLGARFFIAALLTFALYVSTFFLFNQDENFRKFVFDFKVHGIIFCTVLTILAGGIINQFYDFEKDHMVKPFRTRIQSFIKQKYFLYAYLFLSILSLGVAWLISHRVFLFFVIYQFFMWFYSHKLSRVLILNNLTFVSLTLYPFFGMMVYYGTFSKKVLLMAVFLFLILLCIDIVKDTLTKRVDKVFDYVTIPNYFTTRNTKIIIISLLIITMAVSMKLITRTGISGFMAYYFTGGIFIMILCVYLILNYSRKSKFLTLNVLRFWVFVGIIAMLLNGIENKL, from the coding sequence ATGAATTCTGAAAAAGAAACTTTCCAACAGAAAAAATATATTCAGAAATCTCTATTTTACAGATTTTCGCAATTCGTAGGCTTTCTTTTAGGAGCCCGCTTTTTTATTGCTGCCTTACTTACATTTGCCTTATACGTTTCCACGTTTTTTCTTTTTAATCAGGATGAAAACTTCAGAAAATTTGTCTTTGATTTTAAGGTTCATGGCATTATTTTTTGTACGGTTCTCACCATTCTTGCGGGAGGAATCATTAATCAGTTCTATGATTTTGAAAAAGATCATATGGTAAAACCGTTCAGAACAAGAATCCAAAGTTTCATCAAGCAGAAATACTTTTTGTATGCTTATCTGTTTTTAAGCATTCTTTCTTTGGGAGTGGCTTGGCTGATTTCGCATCGCGTATTTTTGTTTTTTGTTATCTACCAGTTCTTTATGTGGTTTTATAGTCATAAATTAAGTCGCGTTTTAATTTTAAATAATCTCACTTTTGTAAGCCTTACTTTATATCCTTTCTTTGGAATGATGGTATATTACGGAACCTTTTCAAAGAAAGTTTTATTAATGGCAGTTTTTCTGTTTCTTATTCTCTTATGCATTGATATTGTAAAAGATACATTAACAAAAAGAGTAGATAAAGTCTTCGATTATGTTACCATTCCCAATTATTTTACGACCAGGAACACTAAAATTATTATCATTTCATTACTGATCATCACGATGGCAGTTTCAATGAAATTGATTACCCGTACCGGGATTTCCGGTTTCATGGCTTATTATTTTACAGGTGGAATATTCATTATGATTCTATGTGTTTATCTTATTTTAAACTACTCTAGAAAAAGCAAATTCTTGACACTTAATGTTTTAAGATTTTGGGTTTTTGTCGGAATTATTGCGATGCTGCTCAATGGCATAGAGAATAAATTATAG
- a CDS encoding M14 family zinc carboxypeptidase: MNFEQIYQKNPDFPNRYISPEKLFFYLQENLSDYIQEIGKSYLEKPIYKLTIGNGNIAVLAWSQMHGNESNATHAMLDLLITLDNHPELKEELFSKIQLDFIFMLNPDGSERWTRLNAADIDLNRDFHNEASTEIKFLKNAVASKKYDYALNLHEQRTIFTTDGIHPATLSFLAPSEDVERTVTENRKKCMAVIADVYNHLKEMIPNQIGRYSDEFYPTSTGDNFIKAGMPTILFEGGHFIDDYTRQGTRKYYTIALYYALKAISELNSGTDGWEEYLNIPENRETHYDIIYRNVKLNTEHECILDVAVQYREIKEEGKDEISFIPFVMEVGDVKQRKGWLEIDCTGKKFISATKYPKLDEEVNFTIED, translated from the coding sequence ATGAACTTTGAACAGATTTATCAGAAAAATCCTGATTTTCCTAATCGCTATATTTCCCCTGAAAAATTATTTTTTTACTTACAGGAGAATCTCAGCGATTATATTCAAGAAATTGGAAAGTCCTATTTAGAAAAGCCCATTTATAAGTTAACTATTGGTAACGGTAATATTGCTGTTCTGGCTTGGTCGCAAATGCACGGAAATGAATCGAACGCTACTCACGCAATGCTCGATTTACTCATAACTTTGGATAATCATCCTGAATTGAAAGAAGAACTGTTTAGTAAAATCCAGCTGGATTTTATTTTTATGCTCAATCCGGACGGTTCTGAAAGATGGACAAGACTCAACGCAGCAGATATTGACTTAAACAGGGATTTTCATAATGAAGCAAGCACAGAGATTAAATTTCTGAAAAATGCGGTAGCTTCTAAAAAGTACGACTATGCACTGAATCTTCATGAGCAGAGAACTATTTTTACTACAGACGGAATTCATCCTGCTACATTATCCTTTTTGGCTCCTTCTGAGGATGTGGAAAGAACTGTGACGGAGAACCGGAAAAAATGTATGGCAGTAATTGCCGATGTTTATAATCATCTGAAAGAAATGATTCCTAACCAGATTGGCAGATATTCAGATGAGTTTTACCCTACTTCTACGGGAGATAATTTCATTAAAGCAGGAATGCCTACTATTTTGTTTGAAGGGGGACACTTTATAGATGATTACACCAGACAGGGTACGAGAAAATATTACACAATTGCATTGTATTATGCTTTAAAGGCAATAAGTGAGCTTAATTCTGGAACTGATGGATGGGAAGAGTATCTTAATATTCCGGAAAATAGAGAAACGCATTATGATATTATTTACAGAAATGTAAAGCTGAATACTGAACACGAATGTATTTTGGATGTGGCGGTGCAATACAGAGAAATAAAAGAAGAAGGTAAGGATGAAATATCTTTTATCCCTTTTGTAATGGAAGTAGGAGATGTAAAACAGCGAAAAGGCTGGCTGGAAATAGACTGTACAGGAAAGAAATTTATTTCGGCTACTAAATATCCTAAACTGGATGAGGAAGTAAATTTTACAATAGAAGACTAA
- a CDS encoding proline dehydrogenase family protein, translating into MPIFNDTKVAFADKSDAQLKKAYWMFKMIEQPSLTKVGTSVLNFTVHNNFPFVTGIVKNTLFEQFCGGETREESMKVVKQLFKRGVGSIFDYSIEGKEDEATFDAVCNEIKDIVRFSVGNPAIPFIVFKPTAFGRIDLYEAVGKNAELTSSQKEEWERVVRRFDEVCKLCHEHDKKVMVDAEETWMQDAADHLCEEMMEKYNQEKPIVWNTIQMYRTGRLEYMEENLQRAREKGYFIGYKIVRGAYMEKERARAAEKGYPDPIQPNKESSDKNYNAGIDFVMNHLDKVSAFFGTHNEISSELIMDKMKAKNLENGNPHVYFGQLYGMSDNITFYLSDKGYNVAKYLPYGPVKDVVPYLTRRAQENTSVAGQTGRELGLIKKELERRKGR; encoded by the coding sequence ATGCCCATTTTTAACGATACTAAAGTTGCATTCGCAGATAAATCTGATGCACAGTTAAAGAAAGCGTATTGGATGTTCAAAATGATTGAACAGCCTTCACTGACTAAAGTAGGAACTTCTGTTCTTAATTTCACCGTTCATAATAATTTTCCTTTTGTTACCGGAATTGTAAAGAATACATTATTTGAACAATTTTGTGGCGGGGAGACCCGTGAAGAGAGCATGAAAGTGGTGAAACAGCTGTTTAAAAGAGGAGTTGGAAGTATCTTTGATTACTCTATTGAAGGTAAAGAAGATGAAGCAACTTTTGATGCAGTGTGTAATGAGATTAAAGATATCGTAAGATTTTCCGTAGGAAATCCGGCGATTCCTTTTATTGTTTTTAAGCCTACTGCCTTCGGAAGAATCGATTTGTATGAAGCTGTCGGTAAAAATGCAGAGCTTACATCCAGCCAGAAAGAAGAATGGGAAAGAGTCGTAAGAAGGTTTGATGAAGTATGTAAACTTTGCCACGAACATGATAAAAAAGTAATGGTAGATGCAGAAGAAACCTGGATGCAGGACGCTGCAGATCATCTTTGTGAAGAAATGATGGAAAAGTACAATCAGGAGAAACCTATTGTTTGGAATACAATCCAGATGTACAGAACCGGAAGACTGGAGTATATGGAAGAAAATCTTCAACGAGCAAGAGAAAAAGGGTATTTTATCGGATATAAAATTGTTCGTGGAGCTTACATGGAAAAAGAGAGAGCCAGAGCTGCCGAAAAAGGATATCCGGATCCGATCCAGCCTAATAAAGAATCTTCAGATAAGAATTATAATGCAGGAATTGATTTTGTGATGAATCATTTAGATAAGGTATCTGCTTTCTTTGGAACCCATAACGAGATTTCTTCTGAGCTGATCATGGACAAAATGAAGGCTAAAAATCTTGAAAATGGTAATCCTCATGTGTATTTTGGACAGCTTTACGGGATGAGTGATAATATTACCTTTTATTTGTCTGATAAAGGCTATAATGTAGCTAAATACCTTCCTTACGGACCTGTGAAAGATGTAGTTCCATATCTTACAAGAAGAGCCCAGGAAAATACTTCTGTTGCCGGACAAACCGGAAGAGAATTAGGTCTTATCAAAAAAGAACTGGAAAGAAGAAAAGGAAGATAG
- a CDS encoding mevalonate kinase family protein, whose amino-acid sequence MTNPLFYAKIILFGEYGMIEDSQGLVVPYSFYKGTLKYSDLSAEFERKSNHHLQKYSDYLADLSLSEDFKLDIDRFKTDISNGLFFDSNIPQGYGVGSSGALVAAIFEKYSVKKLNPETISKEILKNLKAVFGEMESYFHGKSSGMDPLICYMNLPILIENKENLDKVAIPDGQVGKGAIFLIDSGITGETGPMIQIFFEKMKAEGFRKTLKEEFIRYNNACIESFLKKDMNPFFRNLKKLSHWAYEHFRPMIPESIFNIWKKGLDSNAYYLKLCGSGGGGYILGFTQDYEKAEKMLDGFQKEVIYRF is encoded by the coding sequence ATGACAAACCCTTTATTCTACGCAAAAATAATTTTGTTCGGTGAATACGGAATGATTGAAGATTCCCAAGGTTTGGTAGTACCTTACAGTTTTTATAAAGGAACTTTAAAATATTCTGACCTTTCGGCAGAGTTTGAAAGAAAATCGAACCATCATCTACAAAAATATTCAGATTATTTAGCTGATTTAAGTCTTTCAGAAGATTTTAAGCTTGATATTGATCGTTTTAAAACAGATATTTCTAACGGGCTTTTCTTTGATTCCAATATTCCGCAGGGATATGGGGTAGGAAGTTCAGGAGCTTTAGTCGCTGCTATTTTTGAAAAATATTCTGTTAAAAAGCTTAATCCGGAGACAATTTCCAAAGAAATTTTAAAAAATCTGAAAGCAGTTTTCGGAGAAATGGAAAGCTATTTTCACGGTAAAAGTTCAGGGATGGATCCGTTGATCTGTTATATGAATCTTCCGATTCTTATCGAAAATAAAGAAAACTTAGATAAAGTCGCTATTCCGGACGGTCAGGTTGGAAAAGGAGCTATATTCCTTATAGATTCAGGAATTACTGGCGAAACAGGACCAATGATTCAGATTTTCTTTGAAAAAATGAAGGCCGAAGGTTTCCGTAAAACGTTGAAAGAAGAGTTTATCCGCTATAATAATGCATGCATAGAATCTTTCCTTAAAAAAGATATGAATCCGTTCTTTAGAAACCTTAAAAAGCTCTCTCATTGGGCATACGAACATTTTCGTCCAATGATTCCCGAGAGTATTTTTAATATCTGGAAAAAAGGCCTAGATTCTAATGCCTACTACCTGAAACTTTGCGGAAGTGGCGGTGGAGGATATATTTTGGGCTTTACCCAGGATTATGAAAAAGCTGAAAAAATGCTTGATGGTTTCCAAAAAGAGGTGATTTACAGATTTTAA
- a CDS encoding APC family permease, producing the protein MQKKLKLWDAIMLVMGSMIGSGIFIVSADMMRNLGSGFWLIIVWVITGIMTVAAAISYGELSALYPKAGGQYTYLKEIFGKKMGFLYGWGLFTVIQTGTIAAVAMAFGKFTAYLVPALNDVAPIFQSGEFKITWIQILAIAIILLLTYINTRGVESGKLLQNIFTGSKIIALVGLIAAGFILVDISHMAENFSFGMNSFNNLKKDTLGNFLKEGWEPIGGMTLLGGIAAAMVGSVFSSVAWESVTFVSGEIENPKKNVVKSMIYGTTAVIVLYIAVNYVYLNALDRDSIAFAENDRVAVAASHFIFGSAGTVIIAVLVMVSTFGCNNGLILAGARVFQTMAKDGMFFKQAEKNNKNEVPANALWMQGIWASLLCLSGQYGNLLDMISFVIVLFYMITVFGVIYLRYKQPNLERPYKTWLYPITPIIYLLIGTGFCILLLIYKRQYTWPGFLMVLIGLPVYYFINLNKKTEKE; encoded by the coding sequence ATGCAGAAAAAACTAAAACTTTGGGATGCCATTATGTTGGTAATGGGATCTATGATCGGAAGCGGAATTTTTATTGTAAGCGCTGATATGATGCGGAATTTGGGTTCCGGGTTCTGGCTGATTATCGTTTGGGTAATTACAGGAATTATGACCGTTGCCGCAGCAATCAGCTACGGAGAGCTTTCTGCACTCTATCCCAAAGCTGGCGGACAATATACCTATCTTAAAGAAATTTTTGGGAAAAAGATGGGCTTCTTGTACGGATGGGGATTGTTTACAGTAATTCAGACAGGGACTATTGCAGCAGTGGCAATGGCTTTTGGTAAATTTACAGCTTATTTGGTTCCCGCTTTAAATGATGTGGCACCTATTTTCCAGAGCGGCGAGTTTAAAATTACCTGGATTCAGATTTTGGCAATTGCGATCATTCTTTTGCTTACATATATCAATACAAGAGGGGTGGAAAGTGGAAAACTTTTGCAAAATATATTTACAGGATCAAAAATCATTGCTTTGGTAGGATTAATCGCTGCAGGTTTTATTCTGGTAGATATTTCGCACATGGCTGAAAACTTCAGTTTTGGAATGAATTCTTTTAATAATCTTAAAAAAGACACACTTGGAAACTTCCTGAAAGAAGGATGGGAGCCTATTGGAGGAATGACTTTACTGGGGGGAATTGCTGCGGCAATGGTTGGATCTGTATTCAGTTCTGTAGCTTGGGAAAGTGTAACTTTTGTTTCGGGAGAGATTGAAAATCCAAAGAAAAATGTGGTGAAATCAATGATCTACGGAACAACCGCTGTTATCGTTTTATATATTGCTGTTAATTATGTTTATTTAAATGCCTTAGACAGAGATTCAATTGCGTTTGCAGAAAATGACAGGGTAGCGGTTGCGGCTTCTCATTTTATTTTCGGAAGTGCGGGAACGGTAATTATTGCTGTGCTGGTAATGGTTTCGACTTTTGGCTGTAATAACGGGCTTATCTTAGCGGGAGCAAGGGTTTTCCAAACTATGGCTAAAGACGGAATGTTCTTTAAACAGGCTGAAAAAAACAATAAAAATGAAGTTCCGGCCAATGCTCTATGGATGCAGGGAATTTGGGCTTCTTTACTTTGTTTAAGTGGTCAGTATGGAAATCTTTTGGATATGATTTCTTTTGTAATTGTATTATTTTACATGATTACGGTTTTTGGAGTGATTTATTTAAGATACAAACAGCCCAATCTGGAAAGACCTTACAAAACATGGCTATATCCAATTACGCCAATCATTTATTTATTAATTGGAACAGGGTTTTGTATTTTACTTTTAATTTATAAGCGGCAATACACTTGGCCTGGGTTCTTAATGGTCTTAATAGGACTTCCCGTATATTATTTTATTAATCTCAATAAGAAAACAGAAAAAGAATAA